The Solenopsis invicta isolate M01_SB chromosome 12, UNIL_Sinv_3.0, whole genome shotgun sequence genome window below encodes:
- the LOC105198201 gene encoding uncharacterized protein LOC105198201 has translation MVSMKKRGSNENKGSKKSQNGGNTIDKTDSGSLSDDENQGFGNWLRSSTGVEMMWLFVIANSMLIFVTMAWPNMRESFYIIKDYLMGEED, from the coding sequence ATGGTCAGCATGAAGAAACGCGGAAGCAACGAGAATAAAGGTAGTAAGAAGAGTCAGAATGGTGGCAACACTATCGATAAAACGGATTCGGGAAGTCTGAGCGATGATGAAAATCAAGGCTTCGGAAATTGGCTTCGATCCAGTACTGGTGTCGAAATGATGTGGCTCTTCGTAATCGCGAATTCGATGTTGATCTTCGTGACGATGGCTTGGCCAAACATGAGAGAATCCTTCTACATCATCAAAGACTATCTCATGGGAGAAGAGGATTAA